The DNA sequence CAAAAGCATCCTGAAGCGTGCCACCGGTACTGCCACCAAAAGATGGAGCAGGCTGCCCCAGCTGTGAGGTGGAGAAAAAAACAGGGCGAATGGCGTCAAAATCGCGCTCTTCAACCATGCGTTGCATGAGGACAGAGCCGACCATTCCGCGCCAGCCGATAAAACCAACATTTTTCATAACGTATTCCTGCGAGGTGTGTGCTGTTTGTTCCAGGCCAGTTTCCTACTGGTTAGCCCTTCACATTACAAAATGCAGCTAAAGTCGCAAGTGAAATTAATCAATGATTGCAAGGCAATCAGTAACGCAGCTAATTTCGCAGAGCGGTAGCCGTCGCTGGCCCCCGGAATACCTTGATGATTATCAGGGTATTTATATTGCAAAGGGAATAATTTCCGCTGCTATTTTATTGATCAGGATTATGGATATCAGCAGAAATCAGGTTGTTTTAACCTTCCTGACAAAACCCGACAAACCCAGATATAGCAAGGGATTACGAGCTATGTGATGTATGTCGTACTTCTGATAACGGCAAATCTGGCGGGATTGAAAGCGAGGTTTTCTGGATAAAAGTAGAGCGGAAAAATTAACCCGGCGTTATCTCGTTCCGCCGGGTTAATGCTGTGGCGCTTAGCTCAGCAGCGTAAACGCAATCATACCGACGATTGCCCCGACGGTGCCGAGGATAGTTTCCATCATCGTCCAGGTCTTCAGCGTTTGCGCTTCGGTCGCGCCGGTAAACTTACCGAACAACCAGAACCCTGCGTCGTTGACGTGGCTGACCACGATAGAGCCGCCGGCGATACAGATAGACAGCGCCGCCATCTGCGCGCCGCTGTAGTGCAGCTGTTCGATAACCGGCATGACCAGGCCGACGGCCGTCAGGCAGGCAACGGTCGCGGAACCCTGAATAATACGCACCGCCGCCGCCAGCACGAAACAGGTGATGGCAATCGGCAGCCCCATGCCGGTAAGCGCTTCGCCGAGCGCCGGACCTACGCCGGAGTCGACCAGCACCTGCTTGAAGACGCCGCCTGCACCGATGACCAGCAGAATAATGCCCGCAGGCTGGAGAGCATGACCGCAAATCTCCATTACTCGGTCTTTCGCCATTCCCTGACGCACCGCCAGGCCATAGATTGCCACCAGGCAAGCGACCAGAATCGCGGTAAACGGATGGCCGATGAACTCAAACCATTGGTAGGCGGTAGAACCTTCCGGTACAAAGCGCGCGGCGATAGTTTTCAGACCAACCAACACCAGCGGCAGCAGAATCAGCGAGAGGCTGAAGCCAAATGACGGCATTTTGCCTTCGCCCAGGTGCGGCTCGCTGATATCGTCAGGAATATGCAGCTCAACGTAGCGGCTAATGAAATTACCCCACAGCGGCCCGGCAATAATCATCCCCGGTATCGCGGCGCACAGGCCAATCAGGATCATCCAGCCAAAATCAGCGTGCATCTGCGATGCCAGCAGCATCGGCGCAGGCCCCGGCAGCAGGAACGCAGCCGCAGCGGCTACACCGGCAAACAGCGGGATCACCAGCTTCACAAGGTTGGTGCCGGTATGACGCGCCATCGAGAAAGCCAC is a window from the Klebsiella oxytoca genome containing:
- the gntU gene encoding gluconate transporter, with protein sequence MSTLTLVLTAVGSVLLLLFLVMKARMHAFVALMVVSIGAGLFSGMPLDKIAATMEKGMGGTLGFLAIVVALGAMFGKILHETGAVDQIAVKMLKSFGHNRAHYAIGLAGLICALPLFFEVAIVLLISVAFSMARHTGTNLVKLVIPLFAGVAAAAAFLLPGPAPMLLASQMHADFGWMILIGLCAAIPGMIIAGPLWGNFISRYVELHIPDDISEPHLGEGKMPSFGFSLSLILLPLVLVGLKTIAARFVPEGSTAYQWFEFIGHPFTAILVACLVAIYGLAVRQGMAKDRVMEICGHALQPAGIILLVIGAGGVFKQVLVDSGVGPALGEALTGMGLPIAITCFVLAAAVRIIQGSATVACLTAVGLVMPVIEQLHYSGAQMAALSICIAGGSIVVSHVNDAGFWLFGKFTGATEAQTLKTWTMMETILGTVGAIVGMIAFTLLS